One region of Armigeres subalbatus isolate Guangzhou_Male chromosome 3, GZ_Asu_2, whole genome shotgun sequence genomic DNA includes:
- the LOC134221190 gene encoding disheveled-associated activator of morphogenesis 1 isoform X3, producing the protein MQKIHKYVANFLRDLLFGDDEPPEICVVEGVFSLQTLTPTQPMPAVDELDSKFAELVEELDLTAPNKAAMLSLPPQKKWQIYCSRKSPLDATDPNGAPLPGVNIPPTPEHYIERLKDMAVQLKASSADESPSHEYSPKIESHTALFDALKTALRTSAHSFVIRFIELQGLPALLELLQALDIRVANSPLHTSLIGCIKALMNNSTGRSHVLAHPTGIDTIARSLAADNIKTKIAALEILGAVCLVPGGHKKILTAMLNYQEYAAERVRFQGIVNDLDKSTGAYRDDVNLKTAIMSFINAVLNYGPGQENLEFRLHLRYEFLMLGIQPVIDKLRKHENETLNRHLDFFEMVRNEDEKELARKFNHEHVDTKSATAMFDLLRRKLSHSTAYPHLVSLMQHMLLLPHTGPNAQHWLIFDRVVQQIVLQQEERPSSEIDPDNQDKISESSIKLQDPDIAPLQIDVKKIVKLLVKEEELVAARSRAEDLERENSEINGKLAKKEQELDLRTQEKEDLETSLARMRERLEKESANHSQAVQRAMNAEIRVEDLQHRYVSEQQERIRLERLVTEGSIPDDQKVAGLQGCNGQVSPPPPPPPCKLPPPPPPMMAAPPPPPVPGGLPKISNLNVANQPAPPRPEAPKKNVPQPANPLKSFNWSKLPDSKLQGTVWSELDDTKWYNSIELESIDKLFSAYQKNGVAYTFPFQNDGSIEDLRLIGKNKTKILSVIDGRRAQNCTILLSKLKMTDEEISKAILSMDSNEQLPIDMVEQLLKFTPSAEERALLDEHSEDIDSLARADRFLYEISKIPHYEQRLRSLHYKKRFQVTVNDLSPRIASVMEASREVARSRRLRKLLELVLALGNYMNRGARGNASGFRLASLNRLADTKSSAAKGTTLLHYLVQIIEKKFKDILFLEEDLPHVKEASKVSLGEMDKDITMLRAGLTEVNREIEFHRSSGVPQPGDRFLPVMREFHAQASVRFAELEDQFQDMKTRFDRAVRLFGEDGAVVQPDEFFGIFDGFLSALIEAKQDNENFRRRQEEEEKRARQEAELKKRTIERKSKEGLLNSVAKNLGLKSSKSSNGSANGGSPVAGGDPNNKGEFDDLISALRTGDVFGEDMAKFKRSRKTRLGPATNGGNNTSPPRSRNSIGREDSRERPVVTNRRQ; encoded by the exons ATGcaaaaaatacataaatatgttGCCAATTTTCTTCGAGATTTACTATTCGGC GATGATGAACCTCCCGAAATTTGCGTCGTGGAGGGAGTATTCTCCCTCCAAACTCTCACACCCACCCAGCCAATGCCGGCGGTCGATGAACTGGACAGTAAGTTCGCCGAGCTCGTCGAGGAACTCGATCTCACCGCACCGAACAAGGCAGCGATGCTTAGTTTACCACCGCAGAAGAAATGGCAAATCTACTGCTCCCGCAAAAGCCCTCTAGATGCGACCGACCCCAACGGGGCTCCCCTACCCGGGGTCAACATCCCACCCACGCCGGAGCACTACATCGAACGGCTGAAGGACATGGCCGTGCAGCTCAAGGCTTCCTCCGCGGACGAGTCACCCTCGCACGAGTACAGCCCCAAGATCGAGTCACACACGGCCCTGTTCGATGCGCTGAAGACGGCCCTGCGCACCTCGGCGCACAGCTTCGTCATTCGGTTCATCGAGCTGCAGGGACTGCCGGCGCTGCTGGAACTGCTCCAAGCGTTGGATATCCGGGTGGCGAACAGTCCCCTGCACACCAGTCTCATCGGTTGCATCAAGGCGTTGATGAACAATTCG ACCGGCCGGTCTCACGTGTTAGCCCACCCTACCGGTATCGACACGATCGCGCGCTCTCTAGCAGCAGACAACATCAAAACCAAGATCGCAGCCCTGGAAATTCTCGGTGCCGTCTGTTTGGTTCCCGGAGGTCACAAGAAGATCCTCACGGCTATGCTCAACTACCAGGAGTACGCCGCAGAGCGGGTTCGCTTCCAGGGAATCGTCAACGATCTGGACAAATCCACCGGAGCCTACAGGGATGATGTCAATCTGAAAACGGCAATCATGTCATTCATCAACGCTGTGCTGAACTACGGGCCTGGACAGGAGAATCTGGAGTTTAGGTTGCACCTTCGGTACGAGTTTCTGATGCTTGGAATTCAGCCCGTCATCGATAAGCTCCGGAAGCACGAGAACGAAACTTTAAATCGGCATCTGGACTTTTTCGAAATGGTCCGAAACGAGGATGAGAAAGAACTGGCGAGGAAGTTTAACCACGAGCACGTAGACACGAAAAGCGCCACCGCGATGTTTGACCTCCTTAGGCGGAAGCTGAGCCATTCAACGGCCTATCCGCACCTCGTGAGCCTCATGCAGCACATGCTACTCCTCCCGCACACCGGGCCCAACGCCCAACACTGGTTGATATTCGATCGTGTGGTTCAGCAGATCGTTCTTCAACAGGAAGAACGCCCCTCCAGTGAAATCGATCCTGACAACCAGGACAAAATCTCCGAATCTTCCATAAAACTGCAAGATCCGGACATCGCTCCTCTTCAGATCGATGTTAAGAAAATAGTCAAACTCTTAGTCAAGGAAGAAGAACTGGTGGCCGCCCGGTCGCGAGCCGAAGACCTCGaacgagaaaattccgaaatcAACGGCAAACTGGCGAAAAAGGAACAGGAACTGGATCTGCGAACCCAGGAAAAGGAAGACCTCGAAACCTCGCTGGCCCGTATGCGAGAGCGACTGGAAAAGGAAAGTGCCAACCACTCACAAGCAGTACAGCGGGCTATGAATGCCGAAATACGAGTCGAAGATCTCCAGCATCGGTACGTCAGTGAACAGCAAGAAAGGATACGTCTCGAACGACTAGTCACCGAGGGAAGCATCCCAGACGATCAGAAGGTCGCAGGACTACAGGGATGTAACGGTCAAGTCTCTCCTCCACCTCCCCCACCACCGTGCAAACTTCCACCTCCGCCACCACCAATGATGGCTGCCCCGCCTCCACCACCAGTTCCCGGTGGCTTACCTAAGATCTCCAACTTGAATGTGGCCAATCAACCTGCACCACCGAGACCGGAAGCCCCCAAGAAGAACGTTCCACAACCAGCCAACCCACTCAAGAGCTTCAACTGGTCCAAATTGCCAGACAGCAAGCTTCAGGGAACGGTTTGGAGTGAATTAGATGACACCAAGTGGTACAACAGCATCGAACTCGAGTCCATCGATAAGCTCTTCTCCGCCTATCAGAAGAACGGCGTTGCG TATACGTTTCCATTCCAGAACGACGGTTCGATCGAGGATCTTCGCTTGATCGGAAAGAACAAGACGAAAATCCTATCGGTGATCGACGGTCGACGAGCGCAGAACTGCACGATCCTGTTGAGCAAACTGAAGATGACCGACGAGGAAATTTCCAA AGCTATACTGTCAATGGACTCTAACGAGCAGTTGCCGATCGATATGGTCGAACAATTGCTAAAGTTTACTCCATCGGCCGAAGAACGAGCCCTGCTGGATGAACATTCCGAAGATATTGATTCGCTTGCCCGTGCTGACCGATTCCTCTACGAAATTTCCAA AATACCTCATTACGAGCAACGTCTCCGAAGTTTGCACTACAAGAAACGCTTCCAGGTGACGGTGAACGATCTTTCGCCGCGAATTGCCAGCGTCATGGAGGCATCCCGCGAGGTTGCCCGTTCCCGGCGGTTGCGCAAACTGCTGGAACTGGTCCTGGCGCTCGGAAACTACATGAACCGCGGTGCCCGTGGTAAcgcttccggattccggttggccTCGCTAAACCGGCTGGCCGATACGAAGAGCAGCGCCGCGAAGGGAACGACCCTGCTGCACTATCTGGTGCAGATAATCGAGAAGAAGTTCAAGGACATTCTGTTCCTGGAGGAAGATCTACCGCACGTGAAGGAAGCCTCCAAGGTTTCGCTGGGCGAGATGGACAAGGACATCACCATGCTGCGGGCTGGACTGACCGAAGTTAACAGGGAGATTGAGTTCCACCGAAGTAGCGGAGTACCGCAACCGGGCGACCGGTTCCTCCCAGTGATGAGGGAATTCCACGCGCAGGCCTCGGTGCGATTTGCCGAGTTGGAGGATCAGTTCCAGGATATGAAGACGAG ATTTGATCGAGCGGTGCGTTTGTTCGGTGAAGATGGAGCCGTGGTGCAACCGGACGAGTTTTTCGGTATCTTCGACGGGTTCTTGTCGGCCCTGATTGAAGCCAAGCAGGACAACGAGAACTTCCGGCGGCGACAGGAGGAAGAAGAGAAACGAGCAAGGCAGGAGGCTGAG CTAAAAAAGCGCACCATCGAGCGCAAATCGAAGGAGGGCCTACTGAACTCGGTGGCCAAAAACTTGGGCCTAAAATCGTCCAAGAGTTCGAACGGTTCGGCCAACGGTGGCAGCCCGGTAGCCGGCGGCGATCCCAACAACAAAGGTGAGTTCGATGATTTGATTTCAGCCCTCCGGACGGGAGACGTGTTCGGCGAGGACATGGCCAAGTTCAAGCGGTCGCGTAAAACCCGACTGGGACCGGCCACCAACGGAGGAAACAACACCTCCCCACCGCGCAGCCGGAACAGCATCGGGCGGGAGGACAGCCGGGAACGACCAGTCGTCACCAATCGGCGGCAGTAA